ccagctctgttcccagatcagttccccagctctgttcccagatcagttccccagctctgttcccagatcagttccccagctctgttcccagatcagttccccagctctgttcccagatcagttccccagctctgttcccagatcagttccccagctctgttcccagatcagttccccagctcagTTCccccccagctctgttcccagatcagttccccagctctgttcccagatcagttccccagctctgttcccagatcagttccccagctctgttcccagatcagttccccagctctgttcccagatcagttccccagctctgttcccagatcagttccccagctctgttccccagctctgttcccagatcagttccccagctctgttccccagctctgttcccagatcagttccccagctctgttcccagatcagttccccagctctgttccccagctctgttcccagattagttccccagctctgttcccagatctgttccccagctctgttcccagatcagttccccagctctgttcccagatctgttccccagctctgttcccagatcagttccccagctctgttcccagatcagttccccagctctgttcccagatcagttccccagctctgttccccagctctgttcccagatcagttccccagctctgttcccagatcagttccccagctctgttcccagatcagttccccagctctgttcccagatcagttccccagctctgttcccagatcagttccccagctctgttcccagatcagttccccagctctgttcccagatcagttccccagctctgttcccagatcagttccccagctctgttcccagatcagttccccagctctgttcccagatcagttccccagctctgttcccagatcagttccccagctctgttcccagatcagttccccagctctgtccccagctctgttcccagatcagttccccagctctgtccccagctctgttcccagatcagttccccagctctgttcccagatcagttccccagctctgttcccagatcagttccccagctctgttcccagatcagttccccagctctgttcccagatcagttccccagctctgttcccagatcagttccccagctctgttcccagatcagttccccagctctgtccccagctctgttcccagatcagttccccagctctgttccccagctctgttccccagctctgttcccagatcagttccccagctctgttcccagatcagttccccagctctgttcccagatcagttcccctgctctgttcccagctctgttccccagctctgttccccagctctgttcccagatcagttccccagctctgttccccagctctgttccccagctctgttcccagatcagttccccagctctgtccccagctctgttcccagatcagttccccagctctgttccccagctctgttccccagctctgttccccagctctgttcccagatcagttccccagctctgttccccagctctgttccccagctctgttcccagatcagttccccagNNNNNNNNNNNNNNNNNNNNNNNNNNNNNNNNNNNNNNNNNNNNNNNNNNNNNNNNNNNNNNNNNNNNNNNNNNNNNNNNNNNNNNNNNNNNNNNNNNNNATACTTAATGTAAGACAGAGAACATGAAGCCACATGATGACTGCCCTCAGAATATCTAAGCACACTGTCGCTCTCTGTTCCTCTCAGTCCACAGGTCCAAAGTCTGGACAAAATCTTGATTTGGgccctaaccctcccctaacacgtGCTTACCTTCCTCTGTCATTGACCCTATGCAGGCTCTTCCCTCCCTTTCACAGCCCCTTTCACAGCCCCTCCCACTCTTTCAGTTACATCACTGATCTCAGGGCTACATGCACGCTAAGTTGTGTTATGTTTCTTATCAGTTAGGAAAACAATCCAACTTTATTTTCAAATAACTATTTATTTATTCTGTTAATAATTGGATCAAAGAAAATATATATCTTAGGGTTGTCTAAGAAACTATAAAGATTAATGTCATCATTATATTTAGAGTTTACATCTTAATCCAGATTCTAGTTTGGAGCAGGATTGTGTCTTGGCTATTATCCAGCATCATCCTTGAGGAGATATGTCAGTGTTTTTTGGAGGGGTGTTTTTAAATGGACACTCCCACTCAGCCGGTCGCCATGGTCTGATTGATCCAGTCCAGGAAGTTAGAGACGCGGGTATAGATTCCATAGACGTCCTCTTGGGCGCACCCTTTACCCCAGCTCACCACTCCCGTCAGAAACCAGGTGTTCTTGAAGCGGGTGACCAGGGGCCCTCCGCTGTCCCCCTGGCACGCATCCTTTTTCCCATCCCTGAACCCAGCACACAGCATGTTCATGGTCACATTGAGGCCTGTGGTGCGACACTCCTGTAGGGGGACCCGAGGAACCTCCAGCCTCTGGAGCAGAGTGGACGGGGGTCCCGACTGAGCCAGGCGGCCCCAGCCACTCACCACGGAGGTGCGCATGGCCCCCAGTGTGCGCCCGAAGGAGCCGTCCAAGGCGGGCAAGCACACAGGCACCACGAAGGGTCCAAGCACTACTTCCCTCTTGAGGTAGAGCAGAGACAGGTCCCGGTCTGTGGAGGTGTGGTTGTATTGGGGGTGGATCAGCATCCTCGTCACCCGGCGAACCTGCTCTGTGCCCTCCTTCTTCGCACGGTTGTGTTCACCTTGAAGGGGGAGGAACTCAGGATCAGTGGACAGTGAACACTCAGAGGTGATAGTTAGAATTGGGTTTTGTGGCAGCTGAGATACTGGGAGCGTTGAGAGAACACTGTAATACCATTTGCCCACTCACCCACTGTGACTTGCCAATGGGAGGCAGTCGTGTGCCACATACAGTGGGCAGCAGTAAGGATCCAATGTGGAGCCAAGAGGATCCCCCCACATTTATATTCATTCATGTACTCCAGCATAACCTGcagtgacagagggagaggagagagtgagacagacataGATCTGGATCTAGCCACGTGTTGGTCAGTCAATAACTACAGTAAATGCTATACCTGCCATGGGCACTCTCCCTTAGGACAA
This genomic interval from Oncorhynchus clarkii lewisi isolate Uvic-CL-2024 chromosome 18, UVic_Ocla_1.0, whole genome shotgun sequence contains the following:
- the LOC139372441 gene encoding coagulation factor VII-like, giving the protein MESSTTTDALKVKLRHLILLVLYIPACTGLPGAPVFLSTQEANEVLHHQRSRRANSLLEELRLGDLERECLEEQCGYEEAREIFTLPEQLEEFWKSYSVVDQCESGPCLNGATCVGQVNTYICICLPGFDGRNCGQTLMNSYDGCLYRNGGCEHFCTEFPDLSHHCHCAPGYSLDNDSSSCIPQVPFPCGRIVKTFRPGPRIVKGTICPKGECPWQVMLEYMNEYKCGGILLAPHWILTAAHCMWHTTASHWQVTVGEHNRAKKEGTEQVRRVTRMLIHPQYNHTSTDRDLSLLYLKREVVLGPFVVPVCLPALDGSFGRTLGAMRTSVVSGWGRLAQSGPPSTLLQRLEVPRVPLQECRTTGLNVTMNMLCAGFRDGKKDACQGDSGGPLVTRFKNTWFLTGVVSWGKGCAQEDVYGIYTRVSNFLDWINQTMATG